A window of Candidatus Bathyarchaeota archaeon contains these coding sequences:
- the fhcD gene encoding formylmethanofuran--tetrahydromethanopterin N-formyltransferase, whose translation MADVEIEDTFAEAFPMIAGRVLITAENDDWAMNSARSATGFASSIIMSPAEAGIEGPKASPKKTPDGRPGVYIQVYHRTGREFKVQMLTRIGQCILTCPTTAAFDAIPKAKKRLKLGRMIRYFGDGFQKKDQMAGRDIWRIPVMDGEFIIEDKFGVKRAVAGGNLLIMAKDQMIGLEAAEKAVHAIKGLEGVITPFPGGICRSGSKLGSMKYKLLASTNHPFCPILKNSIEDSMLPAGTGAVYEIVINGLTLNLVKRAMKVGLKAAMDVEGVIKITAVNFGGKLGPFKINLKELL comes from the coding sequence ATGGCTGATGTGGAAATTGAAGATACTTTTGCTGAAGCTTTCCCAATGATTGCTGGAAGAGTTTTGATCACAGCAGAAAACGATGATTGGGCAATGAATTCTGCTAGAAGTGCAACAGGTTTTGCTTCATCGATCATTATGTCCCCAGCAGAAGCGGGAATAGAAGGCCCAAAAGCTTCACCTAAGAAAACACCTGATGGCAGACCAGGTGTGTATATTCAAGTTTATCATAGAACTGGAAGAGAATTTAAAGTGCAGATGCTCACTCGTATTGGTCAATGTATTCTAACATGTCCCACAACAGCAGCTTTTGATGCAATTCCAAAGGCCAAGAAAAGGCTCAAATTGGGTAGAATGATCCGATATTTTGGAGATGGTTTCCAAAAAAAGGATCAAATGGCTGGCAGAGATATCTGGAGAATACCAGTCATGGATGGGGAATTCATAATTGAAGATAAATTCGGAGTTAAAAGAGCTGTTGCAGGAGGCAATTTATTGATAATGGCAAAAGATCAAATGATTGGTCTTGAAGCAGCTGAAAAAGCTGTACATGCAATTAAGGGTTTAGAAGGTGTTATCACGCCTTTTCCTGGAGGAATATGTAGATCAGGTTCAAAATTAGGTTCGATGAAGTATAAACTACTAGCCTCAACAAATCATCCTTTCTGTCCTATACTAAAGAATTCAATAGAAGATTCAATGTTGCCGGCTGGAACTGGTGCTGTTTATGAAATCGTAATAAACGGATTGACTTTAAATCTAGTTAAACGTGCGATGAAGGTTGGTTTAAAGGCGGCAATGGACGTAGAAGGGGTAATAAAAATTACAGCAGTCAATTTCGGTGGTAAGCTAGGTCCGTTCAAAATAAATTTGAAAGAGCTTCTCTGA
- the mch gene encoding methenyltetrahydromethanopterin cyclohydrolase gives MNKDISVNSNALKLIENALQNKELLRIEQIKESEATIIDAGIRAIGGQSAGCFVTEASLGGLAKTSISYNNYNDINLPSIFVETSYPTIATLGAQFAGWNIKKDKYFAMGSGPARALALKPKKLYDEISYEDNSENAVILLETDKIPPIEVLEYIADECKVELNNLYTIVAPTCSMVGAVQISGRIVETGIHKLHEVGFNVNKIIYGCGIAPIAPLHSDSAICMGRTNDALCYGGIASYVVDVENDEELMEIGSKVPSSTSKDYGKPFYETFKAAGFDFYKIDTNLFAPAVIYLNNKKSGRTYRFGKINDEVLIKSMDIKR, from the coding sequence ATGAACAAAGATATTAGTGTTAATAGTAATGCACTTAAGCTGATTGAAAATGCTCTACAGAATAAGGAATTACTAAGAATTGAGCAGATAAAGGAATCTGAAGCCACCATAATTGATGCAGGGATAAGAGCCATTGGAGGTCAAAGCGCTGGGTGTTTCGTAACTGAAGCTAGTTTGGGTGGTTTAGCTAAAACTTCTATTTCCTATAATAATTATAATGATATAAATTTGCCATCAATTTTTGTAGAAACAAGTTATCCAACAATTGCAACATTAGGCGCTCAATTTGCAGGCTGGAACATTAAAAAAGACAAGTATTTTGCGATGGGATCTGGTCCTGCAAGGGCATTGGCCTTGAAACCAAAAAAACTCTATGATGAGATAAGTTACGAGGACAACTCCGAAAACGCAGTAATACTTTTAGAGACAGATAAAATTCCGCCTATAGAGGTTTTGGAGTACATTGCTGATGAATGTAAGGTTGAACTGAATAATCTTTACACGATTGTTGCTCCAACCTGCTCAATGGTAGGCGCAGTTCAGATATCTGGAAGAATAGTTGAGACGGGAATTCACAAGCTACATGAAGTAGGTTTCAATGTTAACAAAATAATCTATGGATGTGGAATTGCCCCAATAGCTCCGCTACACTCGGACTCAGCTATATGCATGGGAAGGACAAATGATGCATTGTGCTACGGAGGGATTGCCTCTTATGTTGTCGATGTAGAAAATGATGAAGAGCTTATGGAAATCGGCTCAAAAGTGCCTTCATCAACATCAAAAGATTATGGTAAGCCATTCTATGAGACCTTTAAAGCAGCTGGATTTGATTTCTATAAGATAGATACCAATCTTTTTGCACCGGCTGTAATATACCTCAACAATAAGAAAAGTGGTAGGACTTACAGGTTTGGGAAAATAAATGATGAGGTATTGATCAAGTCAATGGACATTAAAAGATAG
- a CDS encoding formylmethanofuran dehydrogenase subunit B — MSSKIFEDIICTVCGCCCDNLEIEIKDGNISRAKNACAMSLGKLMNFNKERNNFPMVRKGDKLSKAPFSEAIDKAAAILANAKYPILYGWSLTSCEAIELGVALADYIGGVIDNTTGTCHGPGIIGIQDVGESTCTLGEVKHRADLIIYWGANPVHAHPNHMMRYSALSKGRFRATRKDRNVITVDVRKTDTAKISDSFIKVEPNKDYELLSALTAAVKDLEIEQDKVAGVLLEEIENLADIMVNCEFGIIFFGLGITMSSGKSRNIDMALSLVRELNKRTKFLIMPMRGHFNVAGANQVTAWQTGYPFAVDLSKGFPLYNPGDTSAVDILIRDECDAALVVASDPISNFPNQAARNLAKIPLITIDPHVTPTTLCSEVVIPSAHVGIETEGSIYRMDGVVLEARKFIDPPNDIISDVEILQELLKRVKKIRK; from the coding sequence ATGAGTTCAAAAATTTTTGAGGATATTATCTGTACAGTTTGCGGTTGTTGTTGCGATAACTTAGAGATAGAAATCAAGGATGGGAATATAAGCCGTGCAAAAAATGCGTGTGCAATGTCATTAGGCAAACTAATGAATTTTAACAAAGAGAGAAATAATTTTCCGATGGTGAGAAAAGGAGATAAATTATCAAAAGCACCCTTTTCGGAAGCTATTGATAAGGCTGCTGCCATTCTTGCTAATGCAAAGTACCCAATTTTGTATGGTTGGAGTCTAACCAGTTGTGAAGCTATTGAGCTTGGGGTAGCATTAGCGGATTACATCGGAGGAGTTATAGATAATACTACCGGTACTTGTCATGGTCCAGGCATTATAGGAATACAGGATGTTGGAGAATCAACATGCACATTAGGTGAAGTAAAGCATAGAGCCGATTTGATAATTTATTGGGGAGCCAATCCCGTTCATGCTCATCCCAATCATATGATGAGATATTCAGCTCTCAGTAAAGGAAGATTCAGAGCAACAAGAAAAGATAGAAATGTTATCACTGTAGATGTTAGAAAGACAGATACAGCAAAGATCTCAGATTCCTTCATTAAAGTTGAACCCAACAAAGATTATGAGTTGCTTTCAGCTCTAACGGCTGCAGTAAAGGATCTTGAGATAGAACAGGACAAAGTTGCAGGTGTACTATTGGAAGAGATAGAGAATTTAGCGGACATAATGGTCAATTGTGAATTCGGAATAATCTTTTTCGGCTTAGGTATAACCATGAGCTCAGGTAAGAGTAGAAATATCGATATGGCTCTTTCGCTTGTTAGAGAATTGAACAAACGTACCAAATTCCTTATAATGCCAATGCGTGGACATTTCAACGTCGCAGGAGCAAATCAAGTTACAGCTTGGCAGACTGGATACCCTTTCGCAGTGGATTTAAGCAAAGGCTTTCCACTCTACAATCCTGGTGATACTTCAGCAGTAGATATATTGATACGAGATGAATGCGATGCAGCTTTGGTTGTAGCCTCAGATCCCATATCAAACTTTCCAAATCAAGCAGCTCGTAATCTGGCAAAGATCCCATTAATAACTATAGATCCTCATGTAACACCAACAACACTTTGTTCCGAAGTAGTAATACCTTCAGCTCACGTTGGTATCGAAACTGAAGGAAGTATATATCGGATGGATGGTGTGGTGCTTGAGGCAAGAAAGTTCATCGATCCACCTAATGATATTATTTCAGACGTTGAGATCCTTCAAGAGTTACTCAAGAGAGTAAAAAAGATTAGAAAGTGA
- a CDS encoding tRNA CCA-pyrophosphorylase → MTSKLLKVNLITGRSLIQGRLKEQGKLSDDYLNNVACCELNQDDLNVLGIEKGQNVKIITNFGSVVVKASLGTQALEKGMAFMPYGPWAEFLVDPKTHSTGMPTFKGINATISAATKEKVLTIEEIVEIIRSK, encoded by the coding sequence ATGACATCCAAATTACTTAAAGTCAATCTGATAACTGGAAGAAGTTTGATTCAGGGTCGACTTAAGGAACAAGGAAAACTCTCAGATGATTATCTAAATAACGTTGCATGTTGTGAATTAAATCAAGATGATTTGAATGTTTTAGGTATCGAAAAAGGACAAAATGTCAAAATCATTACTAATTTTGGGAGCGTAGTTGTCAAAGCTTCATTAGGAACACAAGCTTTAGAGAAAGGCATGGCATTCATGCCATATGGTCCATGGGCTGAATTCTTAGTCGATCCCAAGACACATAGTACAGGTATGCCGACTTTCAAAGGAATTAATGCTACTATTTCGGCTGCGACGAAGGAAAAAGTTCTAACAATAGAGGAAATTGTTGAAATAATTCGAAGTAAATGA
- a CDS encoding formylmethanofuran dehydrogenase subunit A: MTSELLIKNGIVFDPINNIDGEKMDISIKDDKIVDKVSKEARVLDASRKIVMPGGVDIHSHIAGSKVNSGRILRPEDHEKDVEYKTKIKRSGVGHSIPSTFATGYRYSTLGYTTVIEAAAPPLKARHTHEELNEIPILDKACYTLLGNNWFIMELLKENKLEECAAYVSWMLEATRGYAIKIVDPGGVEAWGWGNFITNLEDEVPNFGITPREIVVGLCKANKMLNLPHTIHVHTNNLGVPGNYQTTIETMDSVSNLYSGDKPIIHITHTQFTGFKGSSWLNLSSGAPEIADYVNKHEHVTLDLGQIAFGDTTTMTADGPFQFFLHKLSGNKWVNCDVEAETGSGIVPFTYRRSNYVNAIQWGIGLELALLVKDPWRIFMTTDNPNGAPFTKYPLVISWLVSKKAREKTLAKINNSAKRRLDLPGMDREYTLSELAIVTRAATAKALGLENKGHLGIGADADVAIYDFDPSTMDASTHYPKLKSAFSNAHYTIKSGKIVSKKGEILECIDGRTYWAKSNISKDLESSMLENIRDMFEDHYTVRMSNYVIGEDYLNIPEKIEANAEV, encoded by the coding sequence TTGACATCTGAACTTTTAATTAAAAATGGTATAGTTTTCGATCCCATTAATAATATTGATGGAGAAAAGATGGATATCTCCATCAAGGATGATAAAATAGTCGATAAAGTCTCAAAAGAAGCTCGTGTTCTGGATGCTTCTAGAAAGATAGTCATGCCAGGTGGTGTGGATATTCATTCACATATTGCTGGTTCCAAAGTAAATTCAGGGAGAATTTTAAGACCAGAGGACCATGAGAAGGACGTAGAATATAAAACAAAAATAAAAAGATCAGGAGTAGGGCATTCAATTCCATCTACATTCGCCACTGGCTATCGTTACTCTACACTGGGATACACTACTGTAATAGAAGCAGCTGCTCCACCCTTGAAAGCAAGACATACTCATGAAGAGTTGAATGAAATTCCAATTTTAGATAAAGCATGTTACACTCTTCTGGGCAACAACTGGTTTATCATGGAACTATTAAAGGAGAATAAATTAGAAGAATGCGCTGCTTATGTTTCGTGGATGCTTGAAGCTACTAGAGGATATGCAATTAAGATAGTCGATCCAGGAGGAGTTGAGGCTTGGGGTTGGGGAAATTTTATAACCAATCTTGAGGATGAAGTTCCAAATTTTGGTATCACTCCAAGAGAAATCGTTGTTGGTTTATGCAAGGCCAATAAAATGCTAAATCTTCCTCATACGATTCATGTTCACACAAATAATCTAGGCGTTCCAGGAAACTATCAAACAACTATCGAAACTATGGATTCTGTAAGCAATTTATATTCAGGAGACAAGCCGATAATTCACATCACTCATACACAATTTACAGGGTTCAAGGGCAGTTCTTGGCTGAATTTGAGTTCTGGCGCACCGGAAATAGCTGATTATGTGAACAAGCATGAGCATGTAACACTAGACCTAGGCCAGATAGCTTTCGGCGATACGACAACAATGACTGCTGATGGTCCATTCCAGTTCTTTTTACATAAACTATCGGGAAATAAATGGGTAAATTGTGATGTTGAAGCCGAGACAGGATCTGGAATTGTGCCGTTTACATATAGAAGAAGTAATTACGTCAATGCAATTCAATGGGGAATAGGTCTTGAGCTGGCATTATTGGTAAAAGATCCATGGCGAATCTTTATGACGACAGATAATCCCAACGGAGCACCTTTCACAAAATATCCCTTAGTAATTTCTTGGTTAGTTAGTAAAAAAGCCAGAGAGAAAACCCTCGCTAAGATCAATAACAGCGCTAAAAGACGTTTAGACTTACCCGGAATGGATAGAGAATATACATTATCTGAATTAGCGATTGTAACAAGAGCGGCCACAGCTAAAGCTTTAGGATTAGAGAATAAAGGCCATCTTGGTATTGGAGCTGATGCTGACGTTGCGATATACGATTTCGATCCTTCGACTATGGACGCTTCTACGCATTATCCCAAACTCAAAAGCGCTTTCAGCAATGCACATTATACGATAAAAAGCGGAAAGATAGTTTCAAAGAAAGGAGAGATTCTGGAATGCATAGATGGGAGAACGTATTGGGCCAAGAGTAATATTTCAAAAGATTTGGAAAGTAGCATGCTTGAGAATATTAGGGATATGTTTGAAGATCACTATACAGTCAGAATGAGCAACTATGTAATAGGAGAAGATTATCTGAATATTCCAGAAAAAATTGAAGCCAATGCGGAGGTTTAA
- a CDS encoding F420-dependent methylenetetrahydromethanopterin dehydrogenase: MEQVLIGFAKVGNIGSAPLIEFILDERAEREDIDVLVFGSGSKLTPKHASDIAEKVVEPKPNLIILTTPNASLPAPMKAMEKFKEKGIPAVVVSDSPAKRALEKIEELGMGYIIVESDAMIGARREFLDTIEMSLFNADVIRVLSITGVFNILMNEIDALVESIKKGKTINLPKIVVNSEVSVSAANFQNPYAKAKAAAAFEMAEKVGKLSVEGCFKQKDWEQYTATVATAHELIRTAAKLADEAREIEKSNDAVFRNPHSKDGTRAEKRKLMEKPK, encoded by the coding sequence ATGGAACAAGTACTCATAGGATTTGCAAAAGTGGGTAATATCGGTTCAGCCCCTTTAATAGAATTCATTCTTGATGAGAGAGCTGAGAGAGAAGACATCGATGTACTAGTATTTGGATCTGGCTCGAAGTTAACTCCTAAACATGCGAGTGATATAGCTGAGAAAGTTGTTGAACCAAAACCCAATTTAATAATATTAACCACTCCAAATGCTTCTCTACCAGCACCAATGAAGGCCATGGAAAAATTCAAAGAAAAGGGGATTCCCGCTGTGGTTGTATCTGATAGCCCAGCTAAGAGAGCTCTAGAGAAGATAGAAGAGCTTGGCATGGGATATATTATTGTAGAATCTGATGCGATGATAGGCGCTCGAAGAGAATTCTTGGATACTATAGAGATGAGCTTGTTTAATGCAGATGTTATCCGAGTTCTTTCGATTACAGGAGTTTTTAATATTCTAATGAATGAGATAGACGCTTTAGTTGAGTCGATCAAAAAGGGTAAAACTATAAACTTACCAAAAATTGTTGTAAATAGCGAGGTCAGTGTTTCAGCCGCAAACTTCCAAAATCCATATGCAAAAGCAAAAGCTGCTGCTGCATTTGAAATGGCTGAGAAGGTAGGTAAACTTTCAGTTGAAGGTTGTTTCAAGCAAAAAGATTGGGAACAATACACCGCTACTGTGGCCACTGCACATGAATTAATACGTACAGCAGCAAAGCTCGCTGACGAAGCTAGAGAAATTGAAAAAAGCAACGATGCAGTGTTCAGGAATCCACACTCTAAAGATGGAACTAGAGCTGAAAAGAGGAAGTTAATGGAAAAACCGAAATAA
- a CDS encoding formylmethanofuran dehydrogenase subunit C → MMVEITFKIKKTLKVPVDAPDLNPDIIVGKSLDEVRNIEIWEGNRKIKLCEIFDVNGEQADKIEELHIKIIGDVSKVKRIGQKMSGGNIQIDGNAGVYLGNKMKDGSIIVSGDAGSWLGAFMQGGMIEVKGNAGDFVGASYRGKSEGMKGGMILIHGDAGNEIGCWMKGGTIQIMGNSEGYPGTHMKNGTIYVGKNCLCRAGAQMSGGKIIIDGKIPEILPSFTIEGVRGSARLGKEKIQGPFFLFVGDGNEEGEGRLYVRKEGNDGLKYCEDYLDMEV, encoded by the coding sequence ATGATGGTCGAAATAACATTCAAGATTAAAAAGACCTTAAAAGTTCCAGTAGATGCTCCAGATCTAAATCCCGATATTATTGTTGGCAAATCCCTTGATGAGGTTCGTAATATAGAGATCTGGGAAGGTAATAGGAAAATAAAACTTTGCGAGATTTTCGATGTAAATGGTGAGCAAGCAGATAAGATCGAAGAGCTGCATATCAAAATTATTGGAGATGTTTCTAAAGTAAAAAGAATTGGACAAAAAATGAGTGGGGGAAACATTCAGATCGATGGAAATGCTGGAGTGTACCTTGGCAACAAGATGAAGGATGGAAGCATAATTGTAAGTGGGGATGCAGGATCTTGGTTAGGCGCATTTATGCAAGGAGGAATGATTGAGGTAAAAGGCAATGCTGGTGATTTTGTAGGTGCCTCTTATCGAGGAAAAAGCGAAGGAATGAAAGGTGGTATGATTTTGATTCACGGAGATGCCGGTAATGAAATCGGATGTTGGATGAAAGGAGGAACCATTCAGATTATGGGAAATTCAGAGGGTTATCCAGGAACGCACATGAAAAATGGTACAATTTATGTTGGCAAAAATTGCCTTTGTAGGGCCGGCGCACAGATGTCTGGTGGAAAAATAATAATTGATGGTAAAATTCCTGAAATATTGCCGAGTTTTACTATTGAAGGTGTTAGGGGAAGTGCTAGATTAGGTAAAGAGAAGATCCAAGGCCCATTCTTTCTATTCGTTGGCGATGGTAACGAAGAGGGCGAAGGCAGATTGTATGTTAGAAAAGAGGGAAATGATGGCTTGAAATATTGTGAAGACTATCTCGATATGGAAGTTTAG
- a CDS encoding Lrp/AsnC ligand binding domain-containing protein has protein sequence MPIAFVLINAELGKEESILEELRNIEQVKEAHFVYGVYDIIAKVEAESMDKLKEIVTFKIRRLGDVRSTLTMTVAEGI, from the coding sequence ATGCCCATAGCTTTTGTTTTAATAAATGCGGAATTGGGAAAAGAAGAAAGTATTCTTGAAGAGCTTAGGAATATCGAACAAGTTAAAGAGGCGCATTTTGTTTATGGAGTCTATGACATTATCGCTAAAGTCGAAGCAGAAAGTATGGATAAGCTAAAGGAGATCGTTACATTCAAGATTAGACGTTTAGGCGACGTAAGAAGTACTTTAACAATGACCGTTGCTGAAGGAATCTAA